In a genomic window of Rhododendron vialii isolate Sample 1 chromosome 12a, ASM3025357v1:
- the LOC131310457 gene encoding uncharacterized protein LOC131310457 isoform X2 gives MEGTSAVQDSVGSTSSASDSSDYERMAKSHSSHRNLSSHRCFTMSKAIHPLSFPSETPPREVTNNTVASFPEFDASTLRRDTHRLSSASGSIDFTDCSEPLESDSVSRLCNQASTFKCGLCERFLSQRSPWSSRRIVKSGDMPVAGVLSCRHVFHAECLDQTIPKARKNDPPCPICMRLEEENFPDQRVYSKLRNNFPRHRHFGEDGPSRPWGCTQAGDCIEGALHAPSRNTMFSLTRNRVRKNLSSKGTSGKDYPGKLRKIGSCSSPQLIGRSLEIGPVGSSKNITDTSLK, from the exons ATGGAG GGAACATCAGCGGTTCAAGATAGTGTGGGCTCTACTTCATCCGCATCAGACAGCAGTGATTATGAGCGGATGGCAAAGTCACACTCCTCTCATCGTAACTTATCAAGTCACCGTTGCTTTACTATGTCAAAAGCCATTCATCCCCTCTCCTTTCCATCTGAAACACCTCCAAGAGAAGTTACTAACAACACAGTCGCCTCCTTTCCAGAGTTTGATGCTTCCACGCTACGTAGAGATACACATCGCTTAAGCAGTGCTAGTGGCAGTATTGATTTCACCGATTGTTCTGAGCCATTGGAATCTGATTCTGTCAGTCGATTGTGTAATCAGGCAAGCACTTTTAAATGCGGATTGTGTGAGAGGTTTCTTTCACAGAGATCCCCTTGGAGTTCTCGTCGGATCGTGAAAAGCGGGGATATGCCAGTTGCAGGAGTACTTTCGTGTCGTCACGTTTTCCACGCAGAATGTTTGGACCAAACAATCCCTAAGGCACGCAAAAATGACCCACCTTGTCCTATCTGTATGAGATTAGAGGAGGAAAATTTTCCAGATCAGCGGGTATATTCCAAGCTAAGGAATAATTTCCCGAGACACAGGCATTTTGGTGAAGATGGGCCTTCCAGGCCCTGGGGTTGCACACAAGCGGGTGATTGTATTGAAGGGGCTTTGCATGCTCCTTCTCGCAACACTATGTTCTCACTCACCCGAAACCGTGTCAGAAAGAATCTTTCTTCAAAGGGTACTTCAGGAAAGGATTATCCAGGGAAGTTGAGGAAAATTGGGTCATGTTCTTCACCTCAGCTGATTGGAAGGTCTTTGGAGATTGGACCAGTGGGGTCATCGAAGAACATAACAGACACTAGTCTGAAATGA
- the LOC131310457 gene encoding uncharacterized protein LOC131310457 isoform X1 — MIQLPYPCELGMPRVVLGPLSFSPTMEGTSAVQDSVGSTSSASDSSDYERMAKSHSSHRNLSSHRCFTMSKAIHPLSFPSETPPREVTNNTVASFPEFDASTLRRDTHRLSSASGSIDFTDCSEPLESDSVSRLCNQASTFKCGLCERFLSQRSPWSSRRIVKSGDMPVAGVLSCRHVFHAECLDQTIPKARKNDPPCPICMRLEEENFPDQRVYSKLRNNFPRHRHFGEDGPSRPWGCTQAGDCIEGALHAPSRNTMFSLTRNRVRKNLSSKGTSGKDYPGKLRKIGSCSSPQLIGRSLEIGPVGSSKNITDTSLK, encoded by the exons TTTTGGGGCCATTATCCTTTTCACCAACTATGGAG GGAACATCAGCGGTTCAAGATAGTGTGGGCTCTACTTCATCCGCATCAGACAGCAGTGATTATGAGCGGATGGCAAAGTCACACTCCTCTCATCGTAACTTATCAAGTCACCGTTGCTTTACTATGTCAAAAGCCATTCATCCCCTCTCCTTTCCATCTGAAACACCTCCAAGAGAAGTTACTAACAACACAGTCGCCTCCTTTCCAGAGTTTGATGCTTCCACGCTACGTAGAGATACACATCGCTTAAGCAGTGCTAGTGGCAGTATTGATTTCACCGATTGTTCTGAGCCATTGGAATCTGATTCTGTCAGTCGATTGTGTAATCAGGCAAGCACTTTTAAATGCGGATTGTGTGAGAGGTTTCTTTCACAGAGATCCCCTTGGAGTTCTCGTCGGATCGTGAAAAGCGGGGATATGCCAGTTGCAGGAGTACTTTCGTGTCGTCACGTTTTCCACGCAGAATGTTTGGACCAAACAATCCCTAAGGCACGCAAAAATGACCCACCTTGTCCTATCTGTATGAGATTAGAGGAGGAAAATTTTCCAGATCAGCGGGTATATTCCAAGCTAAGGAATAATTTCCCGAGACACAGGCATTTTGGTGAAGATGGGCCTTCCAGGCCCTGGGGTTGCACACAAGCGGGTGATTGTATTGAAGGGGCTTTGCATGCTCCTTCTCGCAACACTATGTTCTCACTCACCCGAAACCGTGTCAGAAAGAATCTTTCTTCAAAGGGTACTTCAGGAAAGGATTATCCAGGGAAGTTGAGGAAAATTGGGTCATGTTCTTCACCTCAGCTGATTGGAAGGTCTTTGGAGATTGGACCAGTGGGGTCATCGAAGAACATAACAGACACTAGTCTGAAATGA